Proteins encoded in a region of the Drosophila sechellia strain sech25 chromosome 2L, ASM438219v1, whole genome shotgun sequence genome:
- the LOC6612140 gene encoding kinesin-like protein KIN-7I isoform X1, whose amino-acid sequence MSAKNASSIQVCIKVRPCEPGLTSLWQVKEGRSIHLADSHAEPYVFDYVFDEGASNQDVFDRMARHIVHACMQGFNGTIFAYGQTSSGKTYTMMGDEQNPGVMVLAAKEIFQQITSETERDFLLRVGYIEIYNEKIYDLLNKKNQDLMIHESGNGIVNVNCKESIVTSEDDLLRLLCMGNKERIVGENNMNERSSRSHAIFRIIIESRKSDHSDDDTVNQSVLSLVDLAGSEQVEHADALGHASSLMIFRNLVKSRSENVDIKPNSFRDSKLPRIMLPSLGENVLTSIICTITPSFVEESSSTISFATCAIKIRCKPQVCKMDSESTMMGRLDRGICMLKKKLAEKKIKNESQLVLQELEGRIKRDKLKIISSASLNDYRLQKRRRTWTLSASGSEGDSSVPALPEPEESRLPRPSKLTNLPKPNTTHSQRREIAPKTKGIYKSLKEKTFQTDNMNTMPVQAKQRETASRIPSVMMPKKDQESVPNCDALQIEISALTASNQVAKETIEKYEEQVKRLKETIERLEMENGKAVNLGEQFETHKAKSKQMKEELLSSIFEKDSTIESLQLSLKELSRDVLRNSKEDFMRSMCPELESSCERICNKCLELERLLPIASASGLESIACQCDQLRSEIADTRIKLESMQSAFSQASCEVSQKTTDCKRLSEQISTAQDDFGQLQEKYNNLEHKLSSQQLAIGTMQADYTSIQQRYLQLQEEYKHLELRSDEQCQQLQDENSKLQAEIGTLKERVEEVQSKLLEVPNPGSHPGEMELQNRQLKKRLSELESEFNEIRRNYECLSTQLMDSIQESDVLREELKQRTTNGDLESMKRSGVGAQCSDPENDLLQQFAKLSKSIQQIELSDYSGGRRLFIHNHAEQDQSVPSFKLCLEPADYLKGDGKQQDTSDSVFLKGSQIVKINQEQNCVKEEDRMCDIILQLKQEVDEKKNLIEEEKGVIDKLRAQITSLKQIETVVNQNGKTKILCDELQTEDNVQTTMKQSLLSIPHGDDTITIPSSANEQESHEVLTLKTSLAHLKSKVCELQKKLENQSEDEKISELQADIGEISERCLSMEQKLADFVNWQAQELRPLDQLQDSGAELQHSSTTAEESLKLEKPIQEQTDRTLTTEYERRIEQLEESLQRAQEELRILEKRKTDENKSLQLEYMAKIETSENENRSKFRAYCLELEETKKRYEEQLQQASEKLTSVTTQCQADLDVIKGSLQEKITQAEKERNELAARHKAELEKINETLKEKESSYKEKLSQAEEERDKEVSILEAMRNTIAELHKTNSKREVELEGVKMEKCQLKELYDKSLLELKELQRTADQKSSDLLAGSSKEDIDELQRKCDQYVMDLELLRGEKAELLSEIQKINAQHSKTLKKLEEIEAEMITLTTQKDLERCDIKEKLETFKSKEADLKEALHCAQLRFHAYDELVCEHERLKGCLSDSNKMSANLQKKVADLQAELLSLQEGISGRDSEIKQLRAELKDALDENTTARKAKVDLENSLKEVQENMSTQAGEVKRKIANLKGSVDELQLKLKSLQEVKDNLESENEKLKIKLNDAQNLQNKVDKEQKLNSSLREDLGKLEQTKLGLEEQLRAKKVEIDRRSKELGELTQECGNIRSHLAAQTNDFLKEKETLNLTISNLQLHYQQLGEKLTIHREKDKCQCQLKTKLESLLETSKDHVSNKAAENNLNLQMKKDILDLTKECEILRSDLQSKIEYFRTHEQLLDKTISNLKEENRKMEEKFSTVNKALNEDCEKLRSTLKSKELIMQQNRQELEERLTVIDEKNGINARLVAQLKSNEDALKSLREDSIKQSLAIEAANKRSHEMEQKVNKRAREYEELRSTLKTREIHFRSEKERMDGTISILLEDKRNLEEKVCTVTELLAKLERKHAQKVNGGDVSFELNSSNGSPTPVAVPATKKPLDCNSADSVPKKSISLDTAERKNRRMTAYDEHRKQFCWNDLRNGGTTTVPVDGNCHCEQLSCKQRLSSDWRQNDNKKDD is encoded by the exons ATGTCTGCGAAGAACGCAAGCTCCATCCAGGTCTGCATCAAGGTGCGTCCCTGCGAGCCCGGGCTCACTTCGCTCTGGCAGGTGAAGGAAGGCCGCTCCATCCATTTGGCGGACAGCCATGCGGAGCCCTATGTCTTCG ACTATGTGTTCGACGAGGGCGCCAGCAACCAGGACGTGTTCGACCGGATGGCCAGGCACATAGTGCACGCCTGCATGCAGGGCTTCAACGGAACTATTTTTGCCTACGGCCAGACGTCGTCGG GCAAGACGTACACCATGATGGGCGACGAGCAGAATCCGGGCGTCATGGTGCTGGCCGCCAAGGAGATCTTCCAACAGATCACCAGTGAGACGGAGCGGGACTTTCTGCTGCGCGTGGGCTACATCGAGATCTACAACGAGAAGATCTACGATCTGCTAAACAAGAAGAATCAGGACCTCATGATCCATGAGTCCGGCAACGGGATTGTGAATGTGAACTGCAAGGAGTCCATCGTAACCAGCGAGGACGACCTCCTGCGCCTGCTCTGCATGGGCAACAAGGAGCGCATCGTGGGCGAGAACAACATGAACGAGCGGTCCAGCCGTTCGCACGCCATCTTCAGGATA ATCATTGAGTCTCGAAAGTCTGACCACAGCGATGACGACACCGTAAATCAGAGCGTACTGAGCCTGGTGGATCTGGCTGGATCAGAACAGGTGGAACACGCGGATGCCCTAGGCCACGCCTCCAGCCTCATGATTTTTCGCAACTTGGTTAAGAGCCGCTCCGAGAACGTGGATATCAAGCCGAATAGCTTTCGCGATTCGAAACTTCCGCGCATCATGCTGCCATCGCTGGGTGAAAATGTTTTGACCTCTATCATCTGTACAATTACACCATCGTTCGTGGAGGAGTCGTCATCCACTATAAGCTTCGCCACGTGTGCCATAAAAATTCGCTGCAAGCCGCAGGTCTGCAAGATGGACTCTGAATCCACGATGATGGGACGACTTGATCGCGGGATCTGTATGTTGAAGAAAAAGCTTGCTGAGAAGAAGATCAAGAATGAGAGCCAGCTGGTATTGCAGGAACTGGAAGGTCGCATCAAGCGCGACAAGCTGAAGATCATTTCCAGCGCCTCGCTTAACGACTATCGCCTCCAGAAGCGTCGTCGTACTTGGACTTTATCCGCCTCAGGCTCAGAAGGCGACTCTTCTGTTCCCGCATTGCCTGAGCCAGAGGAATCCCGTCTTCCGCGTCCTTCGAAACTGACTAACCTGCCGAAACCCAACACCACTCATTCTCAGCGACGGGAGATTGCTCCCAAAACCAAAGGCATTTATAAATCCCTTAAGGAGAAAACGTTTCAAACGGATAATATGAACACCATGCCTGTCCAGGCGAAACAAAGAGAGACGGCGAGCAGAATTCCTTCAGTAATGATGCCAAAAAAGGATCAGGAGTCAGTGCCTAA CTGCGATGCCCTGCAGATCGAGATCTCTGCTCTTACTGCATCCAACCAGGTAGCAAAGGAGACGATCGAGAAGTACGAGGAGCAGGTGAAGAGGCTAAAGGAGACAATTGAGCGGCTGGAGATGGAGAACGGCAAGGCAGTCAATCTAGGGGAGCAATTTGAAACACACAAAGCCAAGTCCAAGCAAATGaaggaagaacttctctcctCCATCTTCGAGAAAGATTCGACCATAGAAAGCCTGCAACTGTCCCTTAAGGAGCTTTCTCGGGATGTGTTGCGAAACAGCAAGGAGGATTTCATGCGATCGATGTGCCCCGAGCTTGAGTCCAGCTGCGAGCGGATCTGCAACAAGTGCCTGGAGTTGGAGCGGCTACTGCCCATAGCGAGTGCCTCAGGACTGGAATCAATCGCCTGCCAGTGTGATCAGTTGCGATCGGAGATTGCTGACACCCGTATCAAGTTGGAAAGTATGCAGTCTGCTTTCAGTCAAGCAAGCTGTGAGGTTTCACAAAAGACCACTGATTGCAAACGGCTCTCCGAACAGATATCCACAGCGCAGGATGATTTTGGACAATTGCAGGAAAAGTACAACAATCTGGAGCATAAGTTGTCTAGTCAACAGCTGGCCATTGGTACCATGCAGGCTGACTACACCTCTATACAGCAAAGGTACCTGCAGCTGCAGGAGGAGTATAAACATCTGGAACTCAGATCGGATGAACAGTGCCAGCAGCTGCAGGACGAAAATTCGAAGCTGCAAGCCGAGATTGGAACTCTCAAGGAGCGAGTGGAGGAGGTCCAGAGTAAGCTATTGGAAGTTCCCAATCCGGGTTCTCATCCAGGAGAGATGGAGCTGCAAAATCGACAGCTGAAGAAGCGCCTCTCCGAGTTGGAATCGGAGTTTAACGAGATTAGACGGAATTACGAATGTCTATCCACCCAATTGATGGATAGTATTCAAGAGAGCGATGTACTCCGAGAGGAGCTCAAGCAACGAACAACGAACGGCGATTTGGAATCCATGAAGAGATCGGGTGTAGGCGCTCAGTGCAGTGATCCGGAAAACGACTTGCTGCAACAGTTCGCCAAGCTGTCGAAGTCCATCCAACAGATTGAGCTCAGCGACTACTCCGGTGGCAGGCGCCTCTTTATACACAACCATGCGGAACAGGATCAAAGTGTGCCAAGCTTCAAACTGTGCCTTGAGCCTGCTGACTATTTAAAGGGTGATGGTAAACAGCAGGATACATCCGACTCGGTATTCCTTAAAGGCTCTCAGATTGTCAAAATAAATCAGGAACAGAATTGTGTGAAAGAGGAAGACCGAATGTGTGATATCATTTTGCAACTGAAACAAGAAGTTGACGAAAAAAAGAATCTAATTGAGGAGGAGAAAGGAGTTATTGACAAATTGCGTGCACAAATTACCAGCCTGAAACAAATCGAAACTGTAGTAAATCAAAATGGCAAGACAAAAATATTGTGCGATGAGTTGCAGACTGAAGATAACGTACAGACCACAATGAAGCAAAGTCTTTTAAGTATCCCGCATGGCGACGATACCATTACGATACCATCTTCCGCTAACGAGCAGGAATCGCACGAAGTCCTTACTCTCAAGACATCCCTTGCACATCTGAAGTCCAAGGTGTGTGAACTGCAGAAAAAACTTGAAAATCAGTCAGAGGACGAAAAAATATCCGAACTGCAGGCGGATATTGGAGAAATAAGCGAGCGTTGCTTATCCATGGAACAGAAGCTTGCAGACTTTGTAAATTGGCAGGCGCAGGAGTTGCGCCCTCTAGATCAGCTTCAAGATAGCGGTGCAGAACTACAGCACAGCAGCACCACAGCTGAAGAATCTCTAAAATTGGAGAAACCAATCCAGGAACAAACTGATCGAACTCTTACCACCGAATACGAACGCCGAATCGAGCAACTTGAAGAATCATTACAAAGGGCACAAGAGGAATTAAGAATTCTGGAGAAGCGAAAGACAGATGAGAATAAAAGCCTTCAGCTTGAGTACATGGCGAAAATTGAGACGAGCGAGAATGAAAACCGCTCCAAATTCCGTGCATACTGCCTGGAATTGGAGGAAACCAAGAAACGCTACGAAGAGCAGCTACAGCAGGCCAGTGAAAAGCTTACTAGTGTTACGACTCAGTGTCAGGCGGATTTGGATGTCATTAAAGGATCTCTTCAAGAAAAGATTACTCAGGCCGAGAAGGAAAGAAATGAATTGGCTGCCCGACACAAGGCAGAGCTTGAAAAAATCAATGAAACGCTGAAGGAGAAGGAATCTTCTTACAAGGAGAAACTAAGCCAAGCGGAGGAGGAGCGAGATAAGGAAGTTTCTATTCTTGAGGCGATGCGAAACACAATAGCAGAGCTGCATAAAACGAATTCTAAACGGGAAGTGGAACTCGAGGGagtaaaaatggaaaagtgcCAACTTAAGGAGCTGTACGACAAAAGCCTGTTGGAGCTAAAAGAACTCCAACGCACTGCCGACCAGAAAAGTTCGGATTTGCTGGCAGGCTCGTCGAAGGAGGACATCGATGAGCTGCAAAGGAAGTGCGATCAATATGTTATGGATTTGGAGCTGTTGAGGGGCGAGAAAGCAGAACTGCTATCGGAGATCCAGAAAATCAACGCACAGCACTCGAAGACCCTAAAAAAACTTGAGGAAATCGAAGCGGAAATGATTACTCTAACCACTCAAAAGGATTTAGAGAGGTGTGATATTAAAGAAAAGCTGGAGACTTTCAAGTCCAAGGAGGCAGATCTCAAAGAAGCGCTGCACTGTGCCCAGCTCAGGTTTCATgcctacgatgagctggtgtgcGAACACGAGCGGCTGAAAGGCTGTCTTTCGGATTCAAATAAGATGTCGGCAAATCTGCAGAAGAAAGTGGCGGATTTGCAGGCTGAACTGCTTTCTTTACAGGAGGGAATTTCTGGCCGAGATTCAGAGATTAAACAGCTTCGCGCTGAGCTTAAGGACGCCCTTGATGAAAATACAACTGCGAGAAAAGCAAAAGTAGACCTGGAAAATAGTCTTAAAGAAGTACAGGAAAATATGTCTACCCAGGCAGGTGAGGTTAAACGAAAGATTGCCAATCTTAAGGGATCAGTGGACGAGCTTCAGCTTAAACTGAAATCTCTCCAAGAAGTAAAAGACAATCTAGAGTctgaaaatgaaaagcttaaaataaagctaaatGATGCTCAGAATCTACAGAACAAAGTGGATAAGGAGCAAAAGCTCAATTCTTCTCTACGAGAAGATTTGGGCAAACTGGAACAAACCAAACTCGGTCTCGAAGAGCAGCTTCGAGCCAAGAAAGTAGAAATCGATCGCCGATCCAAGGAGCTTGGGGAACTGACCCAGGAGTGCGGAAATATACGGTCCCATCTG GCAGCTCAAACTAATGATTTCCTGAAAGAAAAGGAAACTTTGAACTTGACTATATCCAATCTTCAGTTGCATTATCAGCAATTGGGCGAAAAACTAACCATTCATAGAGAGAAAGATAAATGTCAATGTCAGCTTAAAACGAAACTCGAATCTCTGCTAGAAACCTCGAAGGATCATGTATCAAACAAAGCAgcagaaaataatttaaatctCCAAATGAAGAAGGATATTCTTGATCTCACAAAAGAGTGCGAGATCCTACGTTCCGATCTg CAATCCAAAATAGAATATTTCCGAACGCACGAGCAACTGTTGGATAAAACAATTTCTAATCTAAAAGAGGAAAACCGCAAGATGGAGGAAAAGTTTAGTACGGTTAACAAGGCGCTAAACGAGGATTGCGAAAAGCTCCGTTCAACATTG aaatcAAAGGAACTAATAATGCAACAGAATAGACAAGAGTTAGAGGAAAGACTGACTGTTATTGATGAGAAGAATGGGATCAACGCGCGACTTGTCGCCCAGTTGAAGTCCAATGAAGACGCCTTGAAGTCACTCCGAGAGGACTCGATTAAGCAAAGTTTAGCCATAGAAGCGGCCAATAAAAGAAGCCACGAGATGGAACAGAAGGTTAATAAACGTGCAAGGGAGTACGAAGAACTACGATCAACTTTG AAAACCAGGGAAATCCATTTTCGATCCGAGAAGGAACGCATGGACGGCACCATCTCCATCCTGTTAGAAGACAAGCGTAATCTGGAGGAGAAGGTATGCACAGTCACCGAGCTCCTGGCTAAGCTTGAGCGCAAACACGCGCAAAAAGTGAACGGAGGCGATGTCTCCTTTGAGTTGAATTCTTCGAATGGATCGCCCACTCCTGTAGCTGTTCCGGCAACAAAGAAGCCCCTGGACTGCAATTCGGCTGACAGTGTGCCAAAG AAATCCATCAGCTTAGACACTGCGGAGCGGAAGAATCGACGGATGACGGCCTACGATGAGCACCGTAAGCAGTTTTGCTGGAATGACTTACGTAACGGCGGAACTACGACCGTTCCTGTGG ATGGCAATTGCCACTGCGAGCAGCTGAGCTGCAAACAAAGACTGAGTTCGGACTGGAGGCAAAACGATAATAAAAAAGATGATTAA